DNA sequence from the Streptomyces canus genome:
CCCTGCGGGAGAAGTCCGGCCGGGCGGCGACCGCGGATGCCGTGTCCCGCCTTCCGGATGCGCGTCCCCGCGACGCCGTAAGTCCCGCCGGGTCCCCGCGTCCGCCCGCAGCGCCCACAGCCGGCCGATCCCGACCGGCAGTCCGAGCAGCTGCTTCAGCCCGACGCCGACATCAGGAACGCCACCCCGGGCAACTTCCCGCCCCCCGGTGCGGGGCACGCTAGGGCAGCACCGCGAAGCCGTCGAGTTCCACCGCCGCCTGGTCGTCCCACAGCCGTACGACCTCCACGACCGCCATCGCGGGGTAGTCCCGGCCCGCCGACTCCCTCCAGATGCGGCCCAGTTCAGGGGCGTGGGTGCGGTAGGCGGCGATATCGGTGGCGTAGACGGTGACGCGGGCGAGGTCGGACGGAGTGCCACCGGCTGCCGCCAGGGCGGTGAGGAGGTTGTCGAGCGCCTTCTCGAACTGCTCCGGCAGGGATTCCCCGACCACCTTGCCGTCGGCGTCGAGAGCGGTCTGGCCCGCGAGGAAGACCAGCCGGGACCCGGTGGCGACGACCGCGTGCGAGAAGCCGGTGGGCGGGGACAGTTCGGGTGGGTTGATGCGCTCGGCGGTCATGAAGCCTCCATCGTCTTTACGGCTTCCTCGGCTTCCCCGGCTTCCCCGGCCTTCACGGTCGCCAGTTCCGCGTACAACTCCTTGGCGATGATGCCCCGTTGCACCTCGCTCGCCCCTTCGTAGATGCGCGGGGCGCGCACCTCCCGGTACAGGTGCTCCAGCAGATGACCGCGCCGCAGTGCGCGTGCGCCGTGCAGTTGGACCGCGCTGTCGACGACGTACTGCGCGGTCTCGGTCGCGAGCAGCTTCGCCATCGCCGCGCGCTTGGGCACGTCCGGGGCTCCTTCGTCGTACGCCGTGGCCGCCGCGTACACCATGAGGCGGGCCGCGTCCGTGCGCAGGGCCATCTCGGCGACCGTGTGCGCGACGCTCTGAAGGTCCCTCAACTTGCCGCCGAAGGCGTCCCGTCGGGAGGTGTGCGCGAGGGTCGCGTCCAGCGCCGCCTGCGCCATGCCGACCGCGAAGGCGCCGACACTGGGCCGGAAGAGGTTGAGGGTGCCCATGGCGACCCGGAAGCCGCGGTCGGCCTCGCCGAGGACGTCGTCGGCCCTCACCGGCACGGCGTCGAAGGCGAGGGCGCCGATGGGGTGCGGGGAGAGCATGTCGAGGCCGGTGCCGCTGAATCCGGGCCGGTCCGCGGGCACGAGGAAGGCGGTCACCCCGCGGGCGCCGGCGCCTGGGGTGGTTCGCGCGAAGACGGTGGAGAAGTCGGCCTCGGGGGCGTTGGAGATCCAGCACTTCTCCCCGGTGAGCCGCCAGCGGGAGGGGCCGTCGGGGACAGCGGACAGGGACAGCGCCGCCGCGTCCGACCCCGCGCCCGGCTCGCTGAGCGCGAACGCGGCCACCGCGCTGCCGTCGCTCACCGCCGGCAGCCAGCGCTCCCGCTGGGCCGGAGTGCCGTACGCGTGGACGGGGTGGGCACCGAGGCCCTGGAGGGCAAGGGCCGTCTCCGCCTCCGTGCAGGCGTACGCGAGGGATTCCCGCATGAGGCACAGGTCCAGCGCGCCGGAGGTGAACAGGCGCTCCAGGAGGCCCAGTCGGCCCAGTTCAGCGAGCAGCGGACGGTTCACACGGCCCGGCTCGCCCTTCTCCGCGAGTGGGCGCAGCCGTTCCGCGGCGAGGGTGCGCAGCTGCGCACACCGGGCGGTCTGGGACGGTTCGAGCGAGAATGCGGGCATTGCCGGTCCCCTCTCTCGACAGGGCCCTACGACAGTATCGCGTGCCGTTGACTGTCGTCACCAACACGATACGCTCCTTGTGCGAGCCCACCATCGACGCCCACAAGGCGGCCCACGGCAAGGGGGCGACCCGCCATGAACGTCTCGGCCCACGTCGACACCTTCGCGCGCGACCACCTCCCGCCCCCCGACCAGTGGCCGGAGCTCCGTTTCGACCTTCCGGAGCTGCGTTACCCCGATCGGCTGAACTGCGCCGCCGAGCTGCTGACGGGCCCACCCGACGACCGCCCGGTGTTCCACACCCCGGCGGGCGACACATGGACGTACGGCACGCTGCGTGCCCGCGTCGACCGGCTCGCGCATCTCCTCACCGGCGACCTCGGGGTCGTCCCCGGCAACCGTGTCCTGCTGCGCGGACCGACCACTCCCTGGCTCGCGGCCTGCTGGCTGGCCGTGCTGAAGGCGGGCGCGGTCGCCGTGACGGTGCTGGCCCAGCAGCGGCCGCACGAGCTGGCCACGATGTGCGAGATCGCGCGCATAGAGCACGCCCTGTGCGACATCCGCGCCGTCGACGATCTCGCCAAGGCCGAGATACCGGGCCTCAGGATCACGACGTACGGGGGCGACGCCCCCGACGACCTCCTGAACCGCGAGGCGCCCGGGACGCCGTACCCCGCCGTGGAGACCGCGGCCGACGACGTGGCGCTGATCGCTTTCACCTCCGGGACCACCGGGCGGCCCAAGGGCTGTATGCACTTCCACCGGGATGTGCTCGCGATAGCCGACACCTTCTCCAAACATGTACTCAAGCCACATGTGGACGATGTCTTCGCAGGCAGTCCCCCGCTCGGTTTCACCTTCGGACTCGGCGGCCTGGTGATCTTCCCGATGCGCGCGGGCGCCAGCTCGCTCCTGCTCGAACAGGCCGGCCCCCAGCAGCTGCTGCCGGCCGTCGCCGAGCACCGGGTCTCGGTCCTGTTCACCGCCCCCACCGCCTACCGCGCGATGCTCGACCAGCTCGACGCGTA
Encoded proteins:
- a CDS encoding RidA family protein, encoding MTAERINPPELSPPTGFSHAVVATGSRLVFLAGQTALDADGKVVGESLPEQFEKALDNLLTALAAAGGTPSDLARVTVYATDIAAYRTHAPELGRIWRESAGRDYPAMAVVEVVRLWDDQAAVELDGFAVLP
- a CDS encoding acyl-CoA dehydrogenase family protein; this translates as MPAFSLEPSQTARCAQLRTLAAERLRPLAEKGEPGRVNRPLLAELGRLGLLERLFTSGALDLCLMRESLAYACTEAETALALQGLGAHPVHAYGTPAQRERWLPAVSDGSAVAAFALSEPGAGSDAAALSLSAVPDGPSRWRLTGEKCWISNAPEADFSTVFARTTPGAGARGVTAFLVPADRPGFSGTGLDMLSPHPIGALAFDAVPVRADDVLGEADRGFRVAMGTLNLFRPSVGAFAVGMAQAALDATLAHTSRRDAFGGKLRDLQSVAHTVAEMALRTDAARLMVYAAATAYDEGAPDVPKRAAMAKLLATETAQYVVDSAVQLHGARALRRGHLLEHLYREVRAPRIYEGASEVQRGIIAKELYAELATVKAGEAGEAEEAVKTMEAS
- a CDS encoding AMP-binding protein produces the protein MNVSAHVDTFARDHLPPPDQWPELRFDLPELRYPDRLNCAAELLTGPPDDRPVFHTPAGDTWTYGTLRARVDRLAHLLTGDLGVVPGNRVLLRGPTTPWLAACWLAVLKAGAVAVTVLAQQRPHELATMCEIARIEHALCDIRAVDDLAKAEIPGLRITTYGGDAPDDLLNREAPGTPYPAVETAADDVALIAFTSGTTGRPKGCMHFHRDVLAIADTFSKHVLKPHVDDVFAGSPPLGFTFGLGGLVIFPMRAGASSLLLEQAGPQQLLPAVAEHRVSVLFTAPTAYRAMLDQLDAYDVSSLRRCVSAGENLPAATWRAWHERTGLGIVNGIGATELLHIFISAADEHVRPGTTGVPVPGWHARVVDETGRERPDGEPGLLAVRGPVGCRYLSDPRQVEYVRDGWNITGDTYIRENDGYFRYVARADDMIISAGYNIAGPEVEDALLRHPDVVEAAVVGRADEARGQVVVAFAVLKEGAERDAEALRSYVKTELAPYKCPREIVFLDALPRTATGKLQRFRLRTDGDQQ